The Afifella aestuarii genomic interval GATTGGGCCGGCGGCCGCGTCTGGATCGAGGTTGCGAGCGGCGCGGAAGATGCCGCCGAAGGCGCCATCCGGCGGGCGATCAGGGCGGTTGGCGGCGGCCACGCGACGCTGATCCGAGGCTCTGCGGCCTTGCGCACCGGCATCTCGCCCTTCGAACCGCAGCCGGCCCCGCTCGCCGCTTTGTCGCGGCGATTGAAAGAGAATTTCGATCCGCAGGGGATATTGAATCCCGGCCGGATGGGGAGCTGATCTTGCAAACATCCTTCACCCTTCAGCAGCTCGCCGATCCGCGCATCGAGGAAGCCGATGCCATTCTGCGCAAATGCGTGCATTGCGGCTTCTGCCTCGCCACCTGCCCGACCTATGTCGAACTCGGCAACGAGCTCGATAGTCCGCGCGGGCGCATCTATCTCATCAAGGATATGCTGGAAGCAGAGAAGCCGGCGACGGCGGAGGTCGCGCTCCATATCGATCGCTGTCTCTCCTGCTTCTCCTGCATGACGACCTGTCCGTCCGGGGTCGATTACATGCACCTCCTCGATCAGGGGCGGCGGCATATCGAAGAGACCTATCGCAGGCCCTGGCACGACCGGGCGCTGCGGGCCGTTCTGGCGCATGTCATGCCTTATCCGGCGAGGATGCGGGCTGCCCTCGTCACCGCCCGATACGGCCGGCCCCTGGCGCCGTTGCTCGCCCGCATGGGGCGGCCATTCGACCGGCTTGCCATGATGCTGCGCCTGGCGCCCAAGCGGCTGCCCGCGAAAATCCAGGCATCGGAGACGGGTCACGCCTTTCCGGCCAATGGTGCCAGAAAGGGCCGTGTGGCGCTTTTGACGGGCTGCGCGCAATCGGTGCTCGATCCGGGTATCAACGCCGCCACGATCCGGCTTCTCACCCGCCTCGGCATCGAAGTCGTGCTGCCGAAGGGCGAGGGCTGCTGCGGCGGCCTCGTCCACCATATGGGGCAGGACGAAAAGGCCCTGCCGATGGCGCGCGCCAATATCGACGCCTGGCTGAAAGAGATCGACGGCGAGGGGCTCGATGCCATCCTCGTGACGACCTCGGGCTGCGGCACGACGATCAAGGATTATGCGCATCTGTTGAAGGGGGAGCCCGCCTATCGCGAGAAGGCGGAGCGCGCATCGTCGCTTGCCCTCGACATCAGCGAATATCTCGCTCGTCTCGATCTGCCCGCACCCCGCCGCCGAACCGGCCTCAAGGTCGCCTACCACGCCGCCTGCTCGCTTCAGCATGGCCAGAAGGTGGTGAAGGAGCCGCGCACGCTCCTGGCGGAGGCGGGATTTGAGGTTCTGGGCATCCCCGAAGGCCATCTGTGCTGCGGCTCGGCCGGCACCTACAACATTCTGGAGCCGGAGATCGCGGCGAGGCTGCGCGACCGCAAGGCGGCGAATATCGAAAGCGTGGCGCCGGAGGTGGTGGCGACCGGCAATATCGGCTGCATCACGCAGATCGGCTCCGCGATGGAGATCCCGGTCCTCCATACCGTCGAGCTCCTCGACTGGGCGCATGGTGGCCCGCCGCCGGAAGCCTTTGCCGGGCACGCGCTGGAACCAACGCGGAGCAAAGCCGCTTCGTCTTCTGAAAGGCCGCTTGCCGTCTCCTGACGGCGGTCGCAAGGAGGACGCAATGACGTTCCACCGAAAAGCCGCGGGCGCCACTCTTGCTCTCGGTCTCGTGCTCGCTATGCCGCTTCTGCCGACAGGGCTAGCCCATGGGCAGAGCGCGCCGACTGAAGCTGAGCCGAGCACGCCGGGGGAGGACATGCCCGCGCCGACGCCGCCCGAAGACATCGTTCCCGATGCGCAGCCTTCCCCGCAAAGTGAGACGAACGATCCCGAGCGGGCGATGAGCCTGCTCATGCGGCTGACCGGCCGTTGGGCGCCGACCGACGAAAGCTGTCAGGCGCAGGACGGCGCCGACGTGCCTTTGCGCATCGAGCGGGGCGGCCTGACGGATGGAGGCCGCTCCTGCCGGTTCCTCGATCTCAGAAGTCCTTCCGAGGATCGTCTCGACGCGACGGCGGCCTGCGGCGAAGCTGAGGGGGCGGAGAGTTCCGAGGAATTCGGGCTGGAGCTCGATGAGACGGGAGCGCTGACCCTGACGCGTCCCGACGGTGAGACGGCACGCTTTTTCCGTTGTCTCGACGAGGCCTAGCCGCCGCGTCGCCGCGTGTGAGCCCTGCATCCCTCTGCCGGCTGATATGTGCCGCGAAACCAAAGGAAGCCCGGGTCCGTTCCCCGAGTGAATTCCATGAACACTCGACGGAAGGGAGCAAGCATCCTGATGGATCTTCAAATCTCAGATCGTGTCGCGCTGATCACTGGCGCAAGTGGCGGCATCGGCTTCGAAACGGCGCGGCTCCTGGCGGAGGAGGGCGCGAAGCTCGTTCTTTCCGACCTTCGCATCGACGAGCTCGAAGAGGAGGCGAAGCGCCTGCCGACCGACGCCCTGTGCATGGCAGCCGACGTCACCGACCAGGAAGCCGTCGATGCTGTCGCCGCCGCCGGGCGCGAGCGCTTCGGCAGGATCGATATCGTCGTGCATGCCGCAGGCGTGACGGGGGCCAAGGGTGATCCCATCGACATGAGCGATGAGGATTACCGGGAGGCCTGGGACATCGATTTCATGTCGGCGGTGCGTGTGGCGCGGGCGACTTTGCCCGGCATGCGCGACGCGAAATGGGGGCGCTTCATCTGTGTGACCTCGGAAAACGCCGTGCAGCCCTATTGGGAAGAAGCCACGTACAATGCCGCGAAGGCTGCGCTCTCCGCATTCGTCAAGAACATCTCCTATCGGGAGGCGAAGAACGGCATCCTCTGCAACACCGTAGCGCCCGCCTTCATCGAGACGCCGATGACGGATGAGATGATGAAGCAGCGCGCCGAGAAGCTCGGCGTCTCTTTCGAAGAGGCGATCCAGAGCTTCCTCGATGAGGAACGGCCAGGGATCGCCTTGAAACGGCGCGGGCAGGCTTCGGAGGTTGCCGCGGCGATCGCGCTTCTTGCCTCCGAGCGCGGCTCCTTCATCAACGGCTCAAACCTGCGCGTCGACGGCGGTTCGGTGCAATCCGTGCAGACGTAAGGGGGCGCTATTCGCTGCGGCTGGCGCTGTCGTGCAGCCGGCCAAGACGCTCTGCGGCCTCCGACAGGCGGCGCGACAGAAGGAGAGCTTCGCTTGAGAGATGCGCAATCTCCGTGCGCAGCATCGCCGCTTCCTGAGCCATCGGATCCTCGTCGGCGGGCGCCACGCCGCGGCCGATCAGAAGCCACATCGGGCTGACGCCGAGGATGCCGGCGAGCATGTTGAGGCGGTTCGCCCGCGGCTCGGCACGATCGTTTTCCCACTGCGACAGCGTCGAGGTTTTGACGCCGAGACGGCGGGCGAGCTGCGCGGTGGAGAGGCCGATGGCGTCACGGGCGCGGACGATGCGGCCGCCGAGTGTGTCGCCGTCATCGGCATCAAAATCGGTCGGGCTGCTTGTCGTGGCGGCTTCCATGCTTAATTCCCCCAGGGACTGGCGCGGTAGAGCATGCCGGGCGGCACACTATTGATCATCTGATCGAACGATCACACGGGGCCTGCGATCGCAACGGGTGCGTAGTCGCGCGGCAGCGCTCGCGTTTTGCCCCGCACTCTCATCGTTTGGAGAAAACATATTGCACGAAGACGGCAAAGAATCCACCGGCCGCATCGTCTCCCGCACCGCGATTTTCCTTGCTGGTGTCGTGGTTCTCTTCGTTTTGTGGAAGGCGACGTCGGCTCTTCTTCTGGTCTTCGCCGGTCTCGTGCTGGCGGCGGCTTTGAGCTTTGCCTCCGACGGCCTGCACCGGCTGACGCGGTTGCCGACGCGCCTTGCGAAGATTTTCATCTATCTGGCGGCTTTCGGGGCGATCTTTGCGGTGATCGGCTGGGGCGGAGCGACGCTCGCGGCACAGGCGAGCGATCTCCTGGCGCGGACCGACAGTTTGATGCGCAATTGGGGCGACCAGCTCTCGCAGCTCGGTTTCAGCTTCATCAAGCCGAACGGCGACGTTCAGCTCTCTGAGATGACGCCGAACCTGAAGGCAATGATGGGCGATGTGGGACGCGTCGTCAGCCTTATGTTCGGCAGTCTCGCCAATGCGCTGATCGTCGTGTTCCTCGGCATTTTTCTGTCCTGGTCGCCGACGACCTATCGCGACGGGGTTTTGCATCTCGTCCCCGTCAAGCGGCGCGAACGTTTTCGCGAGGTGATCGAGGCGGCCGCGGAAAATCTCGGCTGGTGGATGGCTGGCCAGGCGATCAGCATGACGATCATCTTTTCGGCGAGCTGGATCGTGCTCTGGCTGATCGACATGCCCTATGCGTTCCTGCTGGCGTTGCAGGCGGGGCTTCTTGCCTTCATTCCGACGCTCGGTCCCGCGATCGCAGGTGTGGTGATCATCCTGGCCGGTCTGTCGGTTTCGGGGACGATGGCTCTTTGGGGGGTGGGCGCCTACGTCCTGATCCAGGGGCTCGAGAGCAATATCACGCAGCCGCTGGTGCAGCAGCGCACAACGTCGCTGCCG includes:
- a CDS encoding heterodisulfide reductase-related iron-sulfur binding cluster, with protein sequence MQTSFTLQQLADPRIEEADAILRKCVHCGFCLATCPTYVELGNELDSPRGRIYLIKDMLEAEKPATAEVALHIDRCLSCFSCMTTCPSGVDYMHLLDQGRRHIEETYRRPWHDRALRAVLAHVMPYPARMRAALVTARYGRPLAPLLARMGRPFDRLAMMLRLAPKRLPAKIQASETGHAFPANGARKGRVALLTGCAQSVLDPGINAATIRLLTRLGIEVVLPKGEGCCGGLVHHMGQDEKALPMARANIDAWLKEIDGEGLDAILVTTSGCGTTIKDYAHLLKGEPAYREKAERASSLALDISEYLARLDLPAPRRRTGLKVAYHAACSLQHGQKVVKEPRTLLAEAGFEVLGIPEGHLCCGSAGTYNILEPEIAARLRDRKAANIESVAPEVVATGNIGCITQIGSAMEIPVLHTVELLDWAHGGPPPEAFAGHALEPTRSKAASSSERPLAVS
- a CDS encoding SDR family NAD(P)-dependent oxidoreductase, with the translated sequence MDLQISDRVALITGASGGIGFETARLLAEEGAKLVLSDLRIDELEEEAKRLPTDALCMAADVTDQEAVDAVAAAGRERFGRIDIVVHAAGVTGAKGDPIDMSDEDYREAWDIDFMSAVRVARATLPGMRDAKWGRFICVTSENAVQPYWEEATYNAAKAALSAFVKNISYREAKNGILCNTVAPAFIETPMTDEMMKQRAEKLGVSFEEAIQSFLDEERPGIALKRRGQASEVAAAIALLASERGSFINGSNLRVDGGSVQSVQT
- a CDS encoding helix-turn-helix domain-containing protein, which produces MEAATTSSPTDFDADDGDTLGGRIVRARDAIGLSTAQLARRLGVKTSTLSQWENDRAEPRANRLNMLAGILGVSPMWLLIGRGVAPADEDPMAQEAAMLRTEIAHLSSEALLLSRRLSEAAERLGRLHDSASRSE
- a CDS encoding AI-2E family transporter — translated: MHEDGKESTGRIVSRTAIFLAGVVVLFVLWKATSALLLVFAGLVLAAALSFASDGLHRLTRLPTRLAKIFIYLAAFGAIFAVIGWGGATLAAQASDLLARTDSLMRNWGDQLSQLGFSFIKPNGDVQLSEMTPNLKAMMGDVGRVVSLMFGSLANALIVVFLGIFLSWSPTTYRDGVLHLVPVKRRERFREVIEAAAENLGWWMAGQAISMTIIFSASWIVLWLIDMPYAFLLALQAGLLAFIPTLGPAIAGVVIILAGLSVSGTMALWGVGAYVLIQGLESNITQPLVQQRTTSLPPALTLSTQLVFAAVLGGLGMALAVPLLAVSIVFVRELYVKDELEGGELLADDDRDPV